The window GTATTCagatatatttttaattaatatcatTTATGAAATTCCCATATATGTTCACTTGTAAATTTGTAATACAAGTCATGTATTCATTTTATGCAGTGTATTCACTGTAGTTATTGTTTTCTATGTTTTCAATTTATTCACTATATTTTCATTGTATTCAATGTATTTctctgtattccatgtattttaaTGTTTTCACTGTATTTATTGTCTTATACTTTTTCAATCTATTCACTGTATTTGGCTATATACAATGTAATTctataaatttaataaattaaagacACTAAATAATTTAACATTGTGTATTCAGACGTattatatattaaaagaaatataGTTACATTCTATATTAACTGTTTTTGTGACTGTTTTTTCTGCTGCTCGTTGAATTCAATGTATTCTGAATACATAAGAATACATACTGGACAACACTGAATACATTCTGCTGAATGTAGAATGGATTCATATCTTTTttcaattaatattatttatactGTTCATATAGATATATATGCAGTATGTATAGTTATGTATTGCACTATTGATGACCTGCTCTACCTCATTTCTGTATATAAATCAATTTGTAAAGATATCACTAAACAAATTTTTTTGTGATTTGAAATTAATAAATTTGATACACCAATATATCAAAATGTAATataaaactttagaaaataaGTGACATATTGTAATTGCAGTATTTGAATACAGAACATGAACTAATTCCTACGTGGAGCATTTCTACAAGTACGCTTATTATGTCCTCCATGTCCACATATACTACACgaatgttgatttttcttctgaAATAATTCACTAAACGGCTTATCGCGCTTCTTCTTTGGCCTTCCAGGAGGTCTTTTCCATTTGGGTGGTAAGACAACTTCCTCTAATATATGTGCGGGTATATTCCATTCACTTCTGTCGGGCAGTGGATACACCGGCACCTCGTATGTCATTACAACAGTTTTTGATTTGTAATACTCCGAGCAATAATCTTCCGGCATTAGAAACTTGCTTTTCAAGAAAATCCAAGCATGTGGGCATGGTAATTCGTCAACTTGGAACCTTCTACAACTGTATTTTTTCTCTAGGAAGCAAACGGTGTAATGCCTTCCTTCATCGTTCACCATATGCAAGTGTTCAATCGATGGTACAACCTACATTAAACAGAAAAATATAAGTATTATTTACATAATAAATATCTCAAAGAATATACGTATTAATTATAGAATACGTGTATTCACTAAAAACAGTTTAACTACATGTATTAATATATGATATGTATGTATGAAATACAATGACATACAATGAAATACAATAAAATGTATGGAATATAGCGAATACATACTATATTAAGAATGACAGACTATTGAAGATGAACACATTTAAATAAGGA is drawn from Nicotiana tabacum cultivar K326 chromosome 22, ASM71507v2, whole genome shotgun sequence and contains these coding sequences:
- the LOC107815773 gene encoding uncharacterized protein LOC107815773, whose protein sequence is MAKAYTRDEFDSLIKKVEKVDIGVKEYLELAGYEKWARLYAPVNRGWTMTSNIAESINAALVLARELPIYDFLEEVRKMFGRWNCSNRKETSHTYTTLGKKYQEMLTLNEAMSTRMTVVPSIEHLHMVNDEGRHYTVCFLEKKYSCRRFQVDELPCPHAWIFLKSKFLMPEDYCSEYYKSKTVVMTYEVPVYPLPDRSEWNIPAHILEEVVLPPKWKRPPGRPKKKRDKPFSELFQKKNQHSCSICGHGGHNKRTCRNAPRRN